A stretch of DNA from Calditrichota bacterium:
CGGTTTTCCCGCCAAAACGATGACTACTCTCTGGAAATGGTGACACTGGCGGATCAAAACAATCTGGCGGATATGCTTTCTGTGGTCAATCAGGCATCTGCGATTATTGTGACCATTTTTGTTTTTACGATGTCGATTGTGCTGTGGAACGCCGGGCTGATGGCCGGTTTACGGCGCTACGGCGAGATCGGCGTCCGCCTGGCAATGGGAGAAGAAAAAGGGCATATTTACCGAACAATGATTTATGAATCGGCCGTCATTGGGACGGCGGGATCGTTGGTTGGAACCGCAGTGGGTTTAGCATTTGCCTTCTATTTGCAGTCCCACGGTCTTGATATGGGTTCTATGCTGAGAAATTCGTCTGTGCTCATGTCCAATGTTATGCGGGCGCAGGTTACGCCGACAGCCTATTACATTGGCTTTATTCCCGGGGTGTTTGCCTCGATTCTGGGAACGATGATTGCCGGAATCGGCATTTACCGACGGCAAACGGCGCAATTATTCAAGGAGTTGGAAGCATGAAAAAACTCAATCTAATTCTTCTGGTCTTTTTCACTCTGCCTGTGCTGGCACAACGCCCCAGCGGAGAGCAGATACTCAAACGAATGGATAAAAATTTAACCGCAAAAACACAAATTTCAATTTCAACAATGATTGTCCACAGCCGGCGGGGCACCCGCACCATTAAAGCCAAAACCTGGATGAAGGGCCGGGATACATCTTTTACGGAATACCTGGCTCCTCCAAGAGATAAGGGGACAAAAATGTTGAAAATCGGCAACCGATTGTGGCTGTACTCGCC
This window harbors:
- a CDS encoding FtsX-like permease family protein, whose amino-acid sequence is VDTLLADLHRSYPKMTWMPRIRFGGLLDVPNRNGETRVQLPVMGMGVELISPQSPEIHILNVKKALVRGRLPKAPGEMLVSDDLAGKLQISPGVSVTLISTTMDGSLAMQNFNVVGTIRFGVRALDRASVLVDLKGAQEALDMDNAVGEILGFFPNFLYRQKQAIRMVRSFNERFSRQNDDYSLEMVTLADQNNLADMLSVVNQASAIIVTIFVFTMSIVLWNAGLMAGLRRYGEIGVRLAMGEEKGHIYRTMIYESAVIGTAGSLVGTAVGLAFAFYLQSHGLDMGSMLRNSSVLMSNVMRAQVTPTAYYIGFIPGVFASILGTMIAGIGIYRRQTAQLFKELEA